A window of the Streptomyces formicae genome harbors these coding sequences:
- a CDS encoding tyrosine-type recombinase/integrase, which yields MSPRKPNMESSIYFGADGWWHGRVTMGVKSDGGPDRRHRRAKTETEIKRKVRELERLRDQGRAPAAGRKPTVAQWMETYLTDIASLKLKPRSLDDYWSKTRNDIVPGVGKHRIDKLQPEHLERMYRALLDAGHAPSHVVKVHRILSRALKIAHRRRIVGENVATLVDPPSIDETEANPFTKEEAKAFLEAAAKRPTSMRWIVGVGMGFRQGETLGLRWPYVDLDAELFRPEWQLQRLTWRHGCDAPRTCGARLHRFEPCPPDCTTHRNYKRGCPKPCPKTCTRHASACPQRKEGGLTFTRPKTKKSRNAVPIPPVFIPFLRDHKAQQEEMRAAAEELWEEHQVVFSRPDGRPLDPRQDYEEFKELLAEAGIDDRRLYDGSRHTAGTILNELGVDMPTIMEILRHTQISQTRRYVKGRSHLSKDAMRRMGEFFVPPPTTPTPGPTETRSETADTRAARAQRRRRIR from the coding sequence ATGAGCCCCCGAAAGCCCAACATGGAGTCGTCGATCTACTTCGGCGCAGACGGCTGGTGGCACGGCCGAGTCACGATGGGCGTGAAGAGTGACGGCGGCCCCGACCGCCGGCACCGCCGCGCCAAGACCGAGACCGAGATCAAGCGCAAGGTGCGGGAGTTGGAGCGCCTGCGGGACCAGGGCCGAGCCCCGGCCGCAGGCCGTAAGCCGACGGTCGCGCAGTGGATGGAGACCTACCTGACCGACATCGCGAGCCTGAAGCTCAAGCCGCGCTCTCTGGATGACTACTGGTCCAAGACTCGCAACGACATCGTCCCGGGCGTCGGGAAGCATCGCATCGACAAGTTGCAGCCGGAGCACCTTGAGCGGATGTACCGAGCGCTGCTCGATGCCGGGCACGCCCCTTCCCACGTGGTGAAGGTTCACCGCATCCTGTCTCGCGCCCTGAAGATTGCCCACCGCCGTCGCATCGTCGGCGAGAACGTCGCCACGCTCGTGGACCCTCCGAGCATCGACGAGACCGAGGCAAACCCCTTCACCAAGGAAGAGGCAAAGGCGTTCCTCGAAGCTGCGGCGAAGCGGCCCACCTCCATGCGGTGGATCGTGGGCGTCGGCATGGGGTTCCGGCAGGGCGAGACGCTCGGTCTGCGGTGGCCGTACGTCGACCTGGACGCGGAGCTGTTCCGCCCGGAGTGGCAACTCCAGCGCCTCACATGGCGTCACGGCTGCGACGCCCCTCGGACCTGCGGCGCCCGCCTCCACCGCTTCGAGCCGTGCCCGCCCGACTGCACCACGCACCGGAACTACAAGCGGGGCTGTCCGAAGCCCTGCCCCAAGACGTGCACCAGGCACGCGAGCGCCTGCCCGCAGCGCAAGGAGGGCGGACTCACCTTCACCCGGCCCAAGACCAAGAAGAGCCGGAACGCCGTCCCGATCCCGCCCGTCTTCATCCCGTTCCTGCGTGACCACAAGGCGCAGCAGGAGGAGATGCGAGCTGCGGCCGAGGAGCTGTGGGAGGAACACCAGGTGGTCTTCTCACGGCCGGACGGGCGCCCGCTCGACCCACGGCAGGACTACGAGGAGTTCAAGGAGCTGCTCGCCGAGGCCGGGATCGATGACCGCCGCCTGTACGACGGGAGCCGCCACACGGCCGGCACGATCCTGAACGAACTGGGTGTCGACATGCCCACGATCATGGAGATCCTTCGGCACACACAGATCAGTCAGACGAGGAGGTACGTAAAGGGCAGATCACACCTGTCGAAGGACGCCATGCGGCGCATGGGCGAGTTCTTCGTACCTCCGCCCACGACCCCGACTCCGGGCCCCACTGAGACCAGAAGTGAGACCGCTGATACCCGTGCGGCCCGCGCGCAGCGTCGCCGCCGCATTCGCTAA
- the topA gene encoding type I DNA topoisomerase, whose product MSPTSETAQGGRRLVIVESPAKAKTIKGYLGPGYVVEASVGHIRDLPNGAAEVPEKYTGEVRRLGVDVEHDFQPIYVVNADKRAQVRKLKEQLAESDELYLATDEDREGEAIAWHLLEVLKPKVPVKRMVFHEITKSAIQEAVANPRELNQRMVDAQETRRILDRLYGYEVSPVLWKKVMPRLSAGRVQSVATRLVVERERERIAFRSAEYWDLTGTFSTGRTGDASDPAAFTARLTTVDGQRVAQGRDFGPDGQLKSGQVLHLDEANALALKAALENAAFAVRSVESKPYRRSPYAPFRTTTLQQEASRKLGFGAKSTMQVAQKLYENGFITYMRTDSTTLSDTAVAAARAQVTQLYGGDYLPEKPRTYAGKVKNAQEAHEAIRPSGDRFRTPAETGLTGDQFRLYELIWKRTVASQMKDAVGNSVTVKIGGRAADGRDAEFSASGKTITFHGFMKAYVEGADDPNAELDDRERRLPQVAEGDRLTAEEITADGHATKPPARYTEATLVKELEEREIGRPSTYASIIGTILDRGYVFKKGTALVPSFLSFAVVNLLEKHFGRLVDYDFTARMEDDLDRIARGEAQAVPWLKRFYFGEGTGGGGAAEAGNGDGDHLGGLKELVTDLGAIDAREISSFPVGNDIKLRVGRYGPYVERGEKDAEGHQRADVPADLAPDELTIELAEELLAKPSGDFELGKDPESGHEIVAKDGRYGPYVTEILPEGTPKTGKNAVKPRTASLFKSMSLDTVTLEDALKLMSLPRVVGKDAEGVEITAQNGRYGPYLKKGTDSRSLENEEQLFTITLDEALAIYAQPKQRGRAAAKPPLKELGTDPVSERPVVVKDGRFGPYVTDGETNATLRTSDSVETITPERGYELLAEKRAKGPAKKVAKKAPAKKTAATKTAAKKTTTAKKTAAKKTTTAKKTTAKTAAKKTAAAKTSSSSSSSSSDE is encoded by the coding sequence TTGTCCCCGACCAGCGAGACCGCACAGGGCGGCCGCCGACTCGTCATCGTCGAGTCGCCTGCCAAGGCGAAGACGATCAAGGGCTACCTCGGCCCCGGCTATGTCGTCGAGGCGAGCGTCGGGCACATCCGCGACCTCCCGAACGGGGCCGCCGAAGTTCCCGAGAAGTACACGGGCGAGGTCCGCCGCCTCGGCGTGGACGTCGAGCACGACTTCCAGCCGATCTACGTGGTCAACGCCGACAAGCGGGCCCAGGTCAGAAAGCTCAAGGAGCAGCTCGCCGAGTCCGACGAGCTCTACCTCGCCACCGATGAGGACCGCGAGGGCGAGGCCATCGCCTGGCACCTGCTCGAAGTCCTCAAGCCCAAGGTCCCGGTCAAGCGGATGGTCTTCCACGAGATCACCAAGTCCGCCATCCAGGAGGCTGTCGCCAACCCGCGCGAGCTGAACCAGCGGATGGTCGACGCCCAGGAGACCCGCCGTATCCTCGACCGCCTCTACGGCTACGAGGTCTCACCGGTCCTCTGGAAGAAGGTCATGCCCCGGCTGTCCGCGGGCCGTGTCCAGTCCGTGGCCACCCGCCTCGTCGTCGAGCGCGAACGCGAGCGCATCGCCTTCCGCTCCGCCGAGTACTGGGACCTGACCGGCACGTTCTCCACCGGCCGCACCGGTGACGCCTCCGACCCCGCCGCCTTCACGGCCCGCCTCACCACCGTCGACGGGCAGCGGGTCGCCCAGGGCCGCGACTTCGGCCCGGACGGGCAGCTCAAGTCCGGCCAGGTGCTGCACCTCGACGAGGCGAACGCGCTCGCGCTCAAGGCCGCGCTGGAGAACGCCGCCTTCGCGGTCCGCTCGGTCGAGTCGAAGCCGTACCGCCGCTCGCCGTACGCCCCGTTCCGTACGACCACCCTCCAGCAGGAAGCCTCGCGCAAGCTCGGCTTCGGGGCGAAGTCCACGATGCAGGTCGCGCAGAAGCTGTACGAGAACGGCTTCATCACCTATATGCGTACGGACTCGACGACGCTCTCCGACACCGCCGTCGCGGCGGCCAGGGCGCAGGTCACGCAGCTGTACGGCGGCGACTACCTGCCCGAGAAGCCGCGCACGTACGCCGGGAAGGTCAAGAACGCGCAGGAGGCGCACGAGGCGATCCGTCCCTCCGGCGACCGCTTCCGCACGCCGGCCGAGACCGGGCTGACCGGCGACCAGTTCCGGCTCTACGAACTGATCTGGAAGCGGACCGTCGCCTCCCAGATGAAGGACGCCGTCGGAAACTCGGTCACCGTCAAGATCGGCGGCCGCGCGGCCGACGGCCGGGACGCCGAGTTCAGCGCCTCCGGCAAGACGATCACCTTCCACGGCTTCATGAAGGCGTACGTGGAGGGCGCGGACGACCCGAACGCGGAGCTGGACGACCGCGAGCGCCGCCTCCCGCAGGTCGCGGAGGGCGACCGGCTCACCGCCGAGGAGATCACGGCGGACGGCCACGCCACCAAGCCGCCGGCCCGCTACACCGAGGCGACGCTGGTCAAGGAGCTGGAAGAGCGCGAGATCGGCCGCCCGTCGACGTACGCCTCGATCATCGGGACCATCCTCGACCGCGGCTATGTCTTCAAGAAGGGCACGGCCCTCGTGCCGTCCTTCCTCTCCTTCGCCGTGGTCAACCTGCTGGAGAAGCACTTCGGCCGGCTCGTCGACTACGACTTCACCGCCAGGATGGAGGACGACCTCGACCGCATCGCGCGGGGCGAGGCCCAGGCGGTGCCGTGGCTGAAGCGCTTCTACTTCGGCGAGGGCACCGGTGGGGGCGGCGCCGCCGAGGCCGGGAACGGCGACGGCGACCACCTCGGCGGCCTCAAGGAGCTCGTCACCGACCTCGGCGCGATCGACGCCCGCGAGATCTCGTCCTTCCCCGTCGGGAACGACATCAAGCTGCGCGTCGGCCGCTACGGGCCGTACGTGGAGCGCGGCGAGAAGGACGCGGAGGGCCACCAGCGCGCCGACGTCCCCGCCGACCTCGCGCCCGACGAGCTGACCATCGAGCTCGCCGAGGAGCTGCTGGCCAAGCCGAGTGGCGACTTCGAGCTCGGCAAGGACCCGGAGTCGGGCCACGAGATCGTCGCGAAGGACGGCCGCTACGGCCCGTACGTCACGGAGATCCTGCCCGAGGGCACCCCGAAGACCGGAAAGAACGCGGTGAAGCCGCGGACCGCCTCGCTCTTCAAGTCGATGTCCCTCGACACGGTGACGCTGGAAGACGCGCTCAAGCTGATGTCGCTGCCGCGCGTCGTCGGCAAGGACGCCGAAGGCGTCGAGATCACCGCCCAGAACGGCCGCTACGGCCCGTACCTGAAGAAGGGCACGGACTCGCGCTCCCTGGAGAACGAGGAGCAGCTCTTCACCATCACGCTCGACGAGGCGCTGGCGATCTACGCCCAGCCGAAGCAGCGCGGGCGTGCGGCGGCCAAGCCGCCGCTGAAGGAGCTGGGCACGGACCCGGTGAGTGAGCGTCCGGTCGTGGTGAAGGACGGCCGCTTCGGCCCGTACGTCACCGACGGCGAGACCAACGCGACCCTGCGCACCAGCGACAGCGTCGAGACGATCACTCCCGAACGCGGCTACGAGCTGCTCGCCGAGAAGCGTGCGAAGGGGCCGGCGAAGAAGGTCGCCAAGAAGGCTCCCGCGAAGAAGACGGCGGCCACGAAGACGGCGGCGAAGAAGACGACGACCGCCAAGAAGACCGCCGCGAAGAAGACGACCACCGCCAAGAAGACGACGGCGAAGACGGCTGCCAAGAAGACGGCCGCCGCGAAGACCTCGTCTTCGTCCTCGTCTTCGTCATCGGACGAGTAG
- a CDS encoding DNA polymerase III subunit delta' has product MAVWDDLVGQERVQEQLAAAARDADALVTAQAAGEQPPDASKMTHAWLFTGPPGSGRSTAARAFAAALQCTSPDRALGGAPGCGFCDGCHTSLIGTHADVEVVRTDLLSIGVKETRDLVRRAQLSPAVGRWQVIVLEDADRLTEGAGNVLLKAVEEPAPRTVWLLCAPSVEDVLPTIRSRCRHLTLRTPPVDAVADVLIRRDGIEPDAATAAARATQGHIGRARRLATDERARARRAAVLKLPLRVEDVGGCLKAAQELIDSAAEDAKQVSEEVDTKETEDLKTALGGVAGGRMPRGTAGAMKELEDRQKRRKTRTQRDSLDLALTDLTGFYRDVLALQLGSAVALANEDVRDALDRVAQGSSPERTLRRIQAVLACREALDTNVAPLLAVEAMTLALRAG; this is encoded by the coding sequence ATGGCCGTGTGGGACGACCTGGTCGGGCAGGAGCGCGTCCAGGAGCAGCTCGCCGCCGCCGCGCGGGACGCCGACGCGCTGGTCACGGCACAGGCGGCGGGGGAGCAGCCGCCCGACGCGTCCAAGATGACGCACGCCTGGCTGTTCACGGGCCCGCCCGGATCCGGCCGCTCCACCGCCGCACGGGCGTTCGCCGCCGCCCTGCAGTGCACCAGCCCGGACCGGGCACTGGGCGGAGCGCCCGGCTGCGGATTCTGCGACGGCTGCCACACCAGCCTGATCGGCACGCACGCGGACGTCGAGGTGGTCCGCACCGACCTCCTCTCCATCGGGGTGAAGGAGACGCGCGACCTGGTCCGCCGCGCCCAGCTGTCGCCCGCCGTCGGCCGCTGGCAGGTCATCGTCCTGGAGGACGCCGACCGGCTCACCGAGGGCGCGGGAAACGTGCTGCTGAAGGCGGTCGAGGAGCCCGCCCCGCGCACGGTCTGGCTGCTGTGCGCGCCGTCCGTGGAGGACGTGCTCCCCACGATCCGGTCCCGCTGCCGCCACCTCACGCTCCGCACCCCGCCCGTCGACGCTGTGGCGGACGTCCTGATCAGACGGGACGGCATCGAGCCCGACGCGGCCACGGCCGCCGCCCGGGCGACTCAGGGGCACATCGGCCGGGCCCGCCGGCTCGCCACCGACGAGCGGGCCCGCGCCCGCCGTGCCGCCGTCCTGAAGCTCCCGCTCCGCGTCGAGGACGTCGGCGGCTGCCTCAAGGCCGCGCAGGAGCTGATCGACTCCGCAGCGGAGGACGCCAAGCAGGTCTCCGAGGAGGTCGACACCAAGGAGACGGAGGACCTCAAGACAGCCCTCGGCGGAGTGGCGGGGGGCCGGATGCCGCGCGGCACGGCGGGGGCGATGAAGGAGCTGGAGGACCGGCAGAAGCGCCGCAAGACCCGCACCCAGCGGGACAGCCTCGATCTCGCGCTCACCGACCTGACCGGGTTCTACCGCGATGTGCTCGCCCTCCAGCTGGGCTCCGCGGTGGCGCTTGCGAACGAGGACGTGCGGGACGCACTCGACCGGGTGGCACAAGGGTCCAGCCCTGAGCGCACTCTGCGCCGGATACAGGCGGTGCTGGCCTGCCGCGAGGCGCTGGACACGAATGTGGCGCCGCTGCTGGCGGTGGAGGCGATGACGCTGGCCCTCCGCGCGGGCTGA
- a CDS encoding alpha/beta hydrolase: protein MDTRQRLRIRFRTSALAFTAAAGMLISGCSGGGSLSEAFTPSGSSTASAPVGGGVSSAELKPFYAQRLAWRDCGAPGFQCATLKAPLDYAKPTGPSAELAVARVKATGPGKRIGSLLVNPGGPGGSAISYLQAYAGLAYPAPVRAQYDMVAIDPRGVARSEPVECLDDKGMDAYTQTDQTPDGRAEISRLSTAYKGFAAGCEKRSASVLPYVSTVEAARDMDILRSVLGDAKLSYVGASYGTFLGATYAELFPDRVGRLVLDGAMDPSLQARQVNRDQTEGFETAFKSFAADCVQRPDCPLGTTSAADAADRLKAFFTKVDAAPVPAGESRELTESLATTGVIAAMYDEGAWPQLREALSQAMSGDGSALLALSDSYYERDPDGAYANLMYANAAVNCLDTPPAFTTPDEVATAVADFEKASPVFGKGFAWASLNCAYWPVRATGTPHRIEAKGAAPILVVGTTRDPATPYKWAQALAEQLSSGTLLTYDGDGHTAYGRGSDCIDTAINTYLLEGTPPAENKRCT from the coding sequence ATGGACACCAGGCAACGCCTCCGGATCCGGTTCCGGACCTCCGCCCTCGCATTCACCGCGGCCGCGGGCATGCTCATCTCCGGCTGCAGTGGCGGCGGTTCACTCTCGGAGGCGTTCACGCCGTCCGGGTCGTCGACCGCGTCCGCTCCCGTCGGGGGCGGCGTCTCGTCGGCCGAGCTGAAGCCGTTCTACGCACAACGCCTCGCCTGGCGGGACTGCGGTGCACCCGGCTTCCAGTGCGCCACGCTCAAGGCCCCGCTCGACTACGCGAAGCCGACCGGGCCGTCGGCCGAGCTGGCCGTGGCCCGGGTGAAGGCGACGGGCCCGGGCAAGCGGATCGGTTCGCTGCTCGTCAACCCGGGCGGGCCGGGCGGCTCCGCCATCAGCTACCTCCAGGCGTACGCCGGTCTCGCGTACCCGGCCCCGGTCCGGGCCCAGTACGACATGGTGGCGATCGACCCGCGCGGAGTCGCCCGCAGCGAGCCGGTCGAGTGCCTCGACGACAAGGGGATGGACGCCTACACGCAGACCGACCAGACCCCGGACGGCCGGGCCGAGATCAGCAGGCTGAGCACGGCCTACAAGGGCTTCGCGGCAGGCTGCGAGAAGCGGTCCGCCTCGGTCCTGCCCTATGTCTCGACCGTCGAGGCGGCCCGTGACATGGACATCCTGCGCAGTGTGCTGGGCGACGCGAAGCTGTCGTACGTGGGAGCGTCGTACGGCACCTTCCTGGGCGCGACGTACGCCGAGCTCTTCCCGGACCGCGTCGGCCGGCTCGTCCTGGACGGGGCGATGGACCCCTCGCTCCAGGCCCGCCAGGTGAACCGTGACCAGACGGAGGGCTTCGAGACCGCCTTCAAATCCTTCGCCGCCGACTGCGTGCAGCGTCCGGACTGCCCCCTCGGCACCACCTCCGCCGCGGATGCGGCGGACCGGCTCAAGGCGTTCTTCACCAAGGTCGACGCCGCCCCGGTCCCGGCCGGCGAGAGCCGCGAGCTCACCGAGTCGCTGGCCACGACGGGCGTGATCGCCGCGATGTACGACGAGGGCGCCTGGCCGCAGCTCCGCGAGGCCCTGTCCCAGGCCATGAGCGGCGACGGGTCCGCACTGCTGGCGCTGTCGGACTCGTACTACGAACGCGACCCCGATGGTGCGTACGCCAACCTGATGTACGCCAACGCCGCCGTGAACTGCCTCGACACCCCACCCGCCTTCACCACCCCCGACGAGGTGGCGACGGCCGTCGCCGACTTCGAGAAGGCGTCCCCCGTCTTCGGCAAGGGCTTCGCCTGGGCCTCCCTGAACTGCGCCTACTGGCCCGTCCGCGCCACCGGCACCCCTCACCGCATCGAGGCGAAGGGCGCCGCCCCGATCCTCGTCGTCGGCACGACCCGCGACCCGGCCACCCCGTACAAGTGGGCCCAGGCCCTCGCGGAACAGCTGTCCTCCGGCACCCTGCTCACCTACGACGGCGACGGCCACACGGCGTACGGCCGTGGCAGCGACTGCATCGACACGGCGATCAACACCTACCTGCTGGAGGGCACCCCGCCCGCGGAGAACAAGCGCTGCACGTGA
- a CDS encoding helix-turn-helix domain-containing protein produces the protein MSTAIAAPVDRLLYKPEEAAEALAIGRSTVYELMAEGALKYIKLGRTRRIRRADLEAFVATLAPLSN, from the coding sequence ATGAGCACCGCGATTGCCGCTCCCGTCGACCGACTTCTGTACAAGCCCGAGGAAGCAGCCGAGGCACTCGCCATAGGCCGCTCCACTGTCTACGAGCTGATGGCCGAAGGCGCCCTGAAGTACATCAAGTTGGGCCGCACGCGCCGGATCCGGCGCGCAGACCTCGAAGCCTTCGTTGCGACCCTCGCCCCGCTGTCCAACTGA
- the tmk gene encoding dTMP kinase translates to MTRADQPTAQSPISDPGALAADALAADSRERAVRSLLRVPALRRLWGAQLVGGVGDALALLVLVLLALQAAVTEGAFGGGYRGAAFAVAAVFGARVLATLLFGAVLLGPLTTLTAAKGPLDRRWTMIGADGVRIALLVIAPLWIDWVPDSALGYLLATVFVAGVAERFWTVARESAAPALLPAPPLEGAAVRPLPDHQDALRRLSLRTAFVAIPAGAAVLLVATLTGNLLGTGIEWFSLHQAALGSYVAAGLFAASMSVLYAVELPDAQTPRPRSPLEGLRRPSTGSGLDKGRTGAVPLFVLACAAVAGAIASATAVAVLHARDLGGGPVAFALLVLALTGGTGLGIRGAKAVLPALSRRRLLALAIAVTGIALLTLGLVPDTATVLFIAVLAGGAAGVAAHTGHALIDLETEEFRRPRITEHLQAVVRVSIGLGAIAAPLLAAAIGPHRLANGDFVFAHGGAAFTLMLVGALLLPVAVIVLARTDDRSGVPLRRDLADAVRRGADPRQAPSATGFFIAMEGGDGAGKSTQVEALAEWIRAKGHEVVVTREPGATPVGKRLRSILLDVSSGGLSNRAEALLYAADRAEHVDTVVRPALERGAIVISDRYIDSSVAYQGAGRDLSPTEIARISRWATDGLVPHLTVLLDVSPETARERFTEAPDRLESEPAEFHQRVRAGFLTLAAADPGRYLVVDAGQEPEAVTTVVRHRLDQMLPLSDAEVKAQEEARKAAQEEARRRAEEEAARKAEEERLERERQEQLARLRAEEEERKRQELEEARQREAERQAEEARQRAEEARRLAEEERRRREAEEKIRQEEDERRRRQAEEEARLRTEAEERRREKQRKAEEALLRAEEARRAAETAAAATAPVVGANDVTQTVQPPVVGTPTGEPSTGEPSTGEPPAVDAPTVQTPRPYIGMTKQDEETTVLPQVPEAGPAADETAVLPPVQDTRPADRVPPGIFRDEEPQAGAAAANDRTRELPQVDEEGRPRRRSDWAEETPLDDLPTLADELLGPHDDEDRRYRRR, encoded by the coding sequence ATGACGCGAGCGGACCAGCCAACGGCCCAGAGCCCCATCTCTGACCCCGGTGCACTTGCCGCAGACGCCCTAGCCGCGGACTCGCGCGAGCGCGCCGTACGGTCGCTGCTGCGCGTACCCGCCCTGCGGCGCCTGTGGGGAGCCCAGCTCGTCGGTGGCGTCGGTGACGCCCTCGCGCTGCTGGTGCTGGTCCTGCTGGCGTTGCAGGCAGCGGTCACCGAGGGGGCTTTCGGCGGGGGCTACCGGGGGGCGGCGTTCGCCGTCGCCGCCGTGTTCGGCGCCCGTGTCCTCGCCACGCTGCTCTTCGGGGCCGTACTCCTCGGCCCGCTCACCACGCTCACCGCGGCCAAGGGCCCCCTGGACCGCCGCTGGACGATGATCGGAGCCGACGGCGTCCGTATCGCCCTGCTCGTCATTGCCCCCCTGTGGATCGACTGGGTCCCGGACAGCGCCCTCGGTTACCTCCTGGCCACGGTCTTCGTCGCGGGTGTCGCCGAACGGTTCTGGACGGTCGCGCGGGAGAGCGCCGCGCCCGCGCTGCTTCCTGCGCCGCCGCTCGAAGGGGCAGCGGTACGGCCGCTTCCGGACCACCAGGACGCGCTGCGCCGGCTCTCCCTGCGCACCGCCTTCGTGGCGATCCCCGCGGGCGCCGCCGTCCTGCTCGTCGCCACGCTGACCGGCAATCTGCTCGGCACCGGCATCGAGTGGTTCTCGCTGCACCAGGCGGCCCTCGGGTCGTACGTCGCGGCCGGGCTCTTCGCCGCCTCGATGTCCGTCCTGTATGCAGTCGAACTGCCGGACGCGCAGACTCCGCGCCCCCGCTCCCCCTTGGAGGGCCTGCGCCGCCCGTCCACGGGCAGCGGACTCGACAAGGGCCGTACGGGCGCGGTGCCGCTGTTCGTCCTCGCCTGCGCCGCGGTCGCCGGAGCCATCGCCTCCGCCACGGCCGTCGCCGTACTGCACGCCCGTGACCTCGGCGGCGGCCCCGTCGCCTTCGCCCTGCTCGTCCTGGCGCTGACCGGCGGTACGGGACTGGGCATCCGCGGCGCCAAGGCCGTGCTGCCCGCGCTCTCGCGCCGCCGCCTCCTCGCCCTCGCGATCGCCGTCACCGGCATCGCGCTGCTGACCCTGGGGCTCGTGCCGGACACGGCGACTGTGCTCTTCATCGCCGTGCTCGCGGGCGGCGCGGCCGGAGTCGCCGCGCACACCGGGCATGCGCTGATCGACCTGGAGACGGAGGAGTTCCGCCGCCCGCGGATCACCGAGCATCTGCAGGCCGTCGTCCGCGTCTCGATCGGGCTCGGCGCAATCGCCGCTCCGCTGCTCGCCGCCGCCATCGGCCCGCACCGCCTCGCCAACGGCGACTTCGTCTTCGCACACGGCGGCGCAGCCTTCACGCTGATGCTGGTCGGCGCGCTGCTGCTGCCCGTCGCGGTGATCGTCCTCGCCAGGACCGACGACCGCTCCGGCGTGCCGCTGCGCCGCGACCTGGCCGACGCGGTGCGCCGTGGCGCGGACCCGCGGCAGGCGCCGTCCGCGACCGGGTTCTTCATCGCCATGGAGGGCGGCGACGGGGCCGGTAAGTCCACGCAGGTGGAGGCGCTCGCCGAGTGGATCCGCGCCAAGGGCCACGAGGTGGTCGTCACCCGCGAGCCCGGCGCCACCCCGGTCGGCAAGCGGCTCCGCTCGATCCTGCTCGACGTGTCCTCGGGGGGTCTGTCCAACCGTGCGGAGGCGCTGCTGTACGCCGCGGACCGCGCCGAGCACGTGGACACGGTCGTACGCCCGGCGCTGGAGCGCGGCGCGATCGTCATCTCCGACCGGTACATCGACTCGTCGGTCGCCTATCAGGGGGCCGGCCGTGATCTGTCCCCGACGGAGATCGCCCGTATCTCGCGATGGGCGACGGACGGACTCGTTCCGCATCTGACGGTGCTGCTGGACGTTTCTCCGGAGACCGCACGCGAGCGCTTCACCGAGGCGCCGGACCGACTGGAGTCGGAACCGGCGGAGTTCCACCAGCGGGTACGGGCCGGGTTCCTTACCCTGGCCGCGGCCGACCCCGGCCGCTATCTGGTGGTGGACGCCGGCCAGGAGCCGGAGGCCGTGACCACCGTCGTACGCCACCGGCTCGACCAGATGCTCCCGCTCTCCGACGCCGAGGTGAAGGCCCAGGAGGAGGCCCGGAAGGCCGCCCAGGAGGAAGCCCGCCGCAGGGCCGAGGAAGAGGCCGCCCGGAAGGCGGAGGAGGAGCGTCTGGAGCGTGAGCGCCAGGAGCAGCTCGCCAGGCTGCGCGCCGAGGAGGAAGAGCGCAAGCGGCAGGAGCTGGAGGAGGCGCGGCAGCGCGAGGCCGAACGGCAGGCGGAGGAGGCCAGGCAGCGCGCCGAGGAAGCGCGGCGGCTGGCCGAGGAGGAGCGCCGGCGGCGCGAGGCCGAGGAGAAGATCCGCCAGGAGGAAGACGAGCGCCGTCGTCGGCAGGCCGAGGAAGAGGCCAGGCTGCGCACGGAGGCGGAGGAACGGCGCCGCGAGAAGCAGCGCAAGGCGGAGGAGGCCCTGCTGCGGGCCGAGGAGGCCCGCAGGGCGGCGGAGACCGCGGCGGCGGCCACTGCTCCGGTCGTGGGTGCGAACGACGTGACGCAGACGGTGCAGCCCCCCGTCGTGGGGACTCCCACCGGGGAGCCGTCCACCGGGGAGCCGTCCACCGGGGAGCCCCCCGCCGTGGACGCCCCCACCGTGCAGACGCCGCGGCCGTACATCGGCATGACCAAGCAGGACGAGGAGACGACCGTCCTGCCGCAGGTCCCGGAGGCCGGTCCGGCTGCCGACGAGACGGCCGTCCTCCCGCCGGTACAGGACACCCGCCCCGCGGACCGCGTGCCTCCCGGCATCTTCCGGGACGAGGAGCCGCAGGCCGGGGCTGCCGCGGCGAACGACCGCACGCGTGAGCTGCCGCAGGTCGACGAGGAGGGACGCCCGCGGCGCCGCTCCGACTGGGCGGAGGAGACCCCGCTCGACGACCTGCCGACCCTGGCGGACGAGCTGCTGGGCCCGCACGACGACGAGGACAGGCGGTACCGGCGGCGCTAG